GCTTTTTTAACCTCCTCATAGATTTCCTGAGCCGGAGCCACCGCACCGCCAGGGCTATCTACCCTGATCACTATTGCCTTTATCGAGGGCTCTTCCACATATTTATTCAGTTCCTCTATAGCGTCCTTTGAGTCAAACATTGGCCCTTCGATGCGCACAACTGCCACCTTGTCCCTAAGAGGAGACTTACTGCTTAGGGTTATCAGAAGGCTTATTATAATGGCGAACAAAAACAATCCTAACAAAATAAGGCACAGCTTTCTCATGTCCGAACCCCTTTTACATTTTTCATGCTTAAGCCAATCTTTCTGTTTTCTATGTCCACTTTTATTATCCGAGCCCAGACCTCGGTGCTTTCCTTAAGAGGCTCATCTGTGTTTACAACTTCGGATGAGTATATAAGCCCCTCGACTTCGCTGTTAAGCTCAACGAATATGCCAAAATCCGTTGTTATCAGTACCTTGCATGGCAGTTCATCGCCGAGCTTGAACCTATTGGGTATGTCCTCAAGCCACGGGTCAGGCTTAAGTTGTTTTAATCCAATGGCTATTCTCTCTTTTTCCGGCTCTACATTCAGGATGACTGCCTCCACCTTCTGACCTTTTCTGAGCACCTCAGAGGGATGCTTTATGTGTTTTGTCCATGAGATGTCTGAGATATGGATGAGTCCGTCAATGCCCTCTGGGAAACCGACAAAGGCACCAAAATCCGTAATCCCCTTTATCCTGCCTGTTATCTTTTGTCCAACCTTATACCTTTCGCCAACAAGCTCCCATGGACTTGGCTTTAGCCTCCTTAAGCTCAAGGAAAGCCTTCTTTCGACACTATCGACCTTGAGCACTACTGCCTCGACTGTCTCGCCAACCGTCAGATACTTGGATGGATGTTTGGGCCTCGATGACCAGTCTATCTCAGAGACATGGGCAAGTCCCTCGAGCCCTTCTTCAATCCCGATAAATGCACCGTAATCGGTTATGCTTACGACATTTCCCTTTACCCTTGTGCCCAGCTGATATTTCTCTTCCACAGTGCTCCACGGGTCAGGCTTTTTCTGCTTATAGCCCAGCGTAACCTTCTCGTTTTCCTTGTCGTATTTAAGCACAATGACCTCTATCTCATCGCCTATCGCAAAGAACTCGGAGGGATGTGTTATCCTTCCCCACGAAATATCCGATATATGAAGAAGCCCGTCTATGCCTCCGAGGTCAACGAACACGCCATAATCCGTAATATTCTTGACAACCCCTTTTATAA
The window above is part of the Nitrospirota bacterium genome. Proteins encoded here:
- a CDS encoding 30S ribosomal protein S1, giving the protein MEIRDNELERLYAETVHSIHVGSILKGKIIAIKGDSVIVDIGYKSEGIIPKVEFSSDELSVMGIGTDVDVYVKDIRDSEGTLALSKERASKIKAWHLIETSLREALPVEGTILSKTKGGLFVDISGVKAFLPASHVDTRLIKETATLIGEKMLFRILKIDSRRSNVIVSRRVYIEEERLQRKSKTLKTLKDSAIIKGVVKNITDYGVFVDLGGIDGLLHISDISWGRITHPSEFFAIGDEIEVIVLKYDKENEKVTLGYKQKKPDPWSTVEEKYQLGTRVKGNVVSITDYGAFIGIEEGLEGLAHVSEIDWSSRPKHPSKYLTVGETVEAVVLKVDSVERRLSLSLRRLKPSPWELVGERYKVGQKITGRIKGITDFGAFVGFPEGIDGLIHISDISWTKHIKHPSEVLRKGQKVEAVILNVEPEKERIAIGLKQLKPDPWLEDIPNRFKLGDELPCKVLITTDFGIFVELNSEVEGLIYSSEVVNTDEPLKESTEVWARIIKVDIENRKIGLSMKNVKGVRT